AAGTATATTCATGCCGGTGGGTAAATTTTCATAAGTTCATTTCGCTTTTAATGCCTTCACCAGGAACTTACTGTTGTGAATTGATCCTTTGCAGCTAATGTTTTCCATAGAGATTTGAAACCGAAAAATATTCTTGCTAATGCTGATTGCAAATTAAAGATATGCGATTTTGGGCTTGCCCGTGTATCCTTCAACGATGCTCCATCAGCTATATTCTGGACTGTTAAGTATCTTCCTGCAGATCTCCCTCCATGAGTTCTGATACTTTGACCATGTCATCCACAATGGCATATCCCAGCTAAACTTATGTTATGTCACAGGATTATGTTGCAACTCGGTGGTATCGAGCTCCGGAACTCTGTGGTTCTTTCTTCTCCAAAGTAAGCTGGATTATACGTTGATTATCTCTAGTTTTTGTTGGTAGCAGAGGCAACATGGTCCTCTTCCCCAATAACTGTTGAATGCTCTCACCATGGATAATTTTCTGGCTTTCATGTCCATCCTCCTGTTTgttcaatatattttttctgGACATTTACTGCATGATGGCTGCGACTTACCCCTACTATATATTTGAGCCATAATGCAGAGAGTATTGATCCTTTCTCGATTAGTGGGGGATGTGCACCGTTAAAAGCATTCACAGTTAGTTACTTTGTGATGTGCAAGCTGTTTCACTTTAAAAGATTTCTTTGTTCTGCCTAACCCTGCAAAAGCGGGTAAATATTTTTCACTGGAGCTGTTTCTCTCTTTGTATAAGCCTGGTGCCTTTGCCTCCTGCTGAATTTTTGTTGGTACACTATCTCCAATTATGTTATGCAAGCTACATCCACGCATTTTGTGTTTTACTCACCCTACACCTTTGTTTCATCTAAAGACAATCAATTTTAGGTTTTGTGTCTTCTTTGTTATCTTATGCTTGTTGTCATAATTCCTCCATCTTTTATGTCTCTGGCTGTGTGCAGCGATGGTGGAAGAGTCTTAATTCTGACATTGACATTGAGGGGGCATTTCTCTAGCCCGTTCCATGTATGCATAGATTATAGGAGTAATGAAAGAAGCTGTAACAGACAGTGTGCCTGCCAACGGACACGGTTATTGCATGTTGTTCTCATTCGTATTAGTGAGCTGTTACACTCTTGTGAAGTATGCATGGGAAACTTTATGGAAGTCAGCTGAGTTGAGTGACTGTTTTCTGAAAAGATGTCATGCTAGTAGTTCCCGCTTAGACATGCTGATAGAATCCACTTTATGTTACGATTTTCAGTACACCCCTGCGATTGATATTTGGAGCATTGGATGCATATTTGCGGAAATGCTCACAGGAAAACCGCTATTTCCTGGGAAAAATGTGGTGCATCAACTGGATCTGATGACTGATTTGCTTGGCACTCCTCCTCCTGAAGCCATTGCAAGGGTTAGTTGCTATTCATGATGAACATCTGTCAACTTTAGACAAATTAATATTATTGTTATGAAATTCATTTGTACAAGATGCTTACACGTTCTTTGTATCCCAACATTCACATATACACATACATGAGCAACTGTGCAGTATGGATACCACAATTTTGGCATATGTCATACTGTTCTAATATTGTGTTTATTGAGGTAATCATTTTTGTTCTAGGTGTATCccctttgaaataatttttcccaTAATTGGCAGATTCGTAATGAAAAGGCTAGAAGGTACCTTAGTAACATGCGGAAGAAACAACCTGTTCCTTTCAAGCAAAAGTTCCCTAATGCAGATCCACTTGCTCTTCGCCTGCTGGAGCGCCTTCTTGCATTTGACCCTAAAGATCGTCCAACTGCTGAAGAGGTTGTAGAAATGTGAAGTTACATATCCATTTAACTCCTCTGAAAAGTTACCTGTCTTTGTTGTTGAGTATATATACTCATGGTATCAATAATACCTATGTTTGCAGGCACTAGCTGATCCGTATTTTCATGGTTTGGCCAATTTGGAACGCGAACCATCTGCTCAACCCATCTCAAAACTTGAGTTTGAGTTTGAGAGAAGAAAACTAACGAAAGATGATGTCAGAGAGTTAATTTACCGTGAggtattattttttaaaaataaatgtttccTCACATCTCATAGCTTTTGTCATTATTGCTAACTATCTGTTATCTTGAGTTGTACAGATATTAGAGTATCATCCTAAGATGCTCCAGGAGTATCTTCGTGGAGGAGATCAAATAAGCTTCATGTACCCAAGGTCTGCCTGATATCTCAACTATTTGAACTTGCAAATATTCTAGGATTTTCAAGAGAGGTAgagagataaataaataattcaagacCACACCTTTACTCGATGacttgatagaaagagtacatTTTATGGCTCtgtttatagagagagagactccCAAAACCCGAATTATCTTGTTTATGACAGCTGCTAACTAAGTCCTAATGTCACTAAGTATACTTAAACAGAACCCAAATTGGTATTTAGAGAAGAGCTTACATTTATTGTGTTGTACCAATTATTTGCCAACCTGTTTGCACTTTCTGGATATTCTACCATTTTTCTCTGCTTGCACTTTcactagaaagaaaaagaagggaggTAGTAGAATGGCTTCTAAACCTGTAAATCTGAGTGAAGTTTCATAGAAGAAAACATTGGATTATTCCTGGTTGAATGTATCACACATAAACTGATGAGTTTGTTCATAGGACATTGAAAAGTATGGGGTACTTCTGTCTAGCTATCgttaaaaatgtttaaacatGTTCTCCTGGTAATGGGTGAAGTGTCATCAATCGCTTTGCCTTGTGTCAGTGGTGTTGATCGATTCAAGCGACAGTTTGCCCATCTGGAGGAGCACTATGGTAAAGGTGAAAGAAGCATTCCAGTCCTAAGGCAAAATTCTTCCTTGCCGAGGTATGTTAAATTATGCATAAGCTATGATGTTTCTAGATGTAAGAGTGAGAATGGATATCTTTGTGATGTGCTTTAAATCCATCCGTGCTTGTTATTTACTCTTGACACTTTTTCCATTAGGGAGAGAGTTCACGAACCTAACGATGATGGTGAGAAGCCAGGTGCCTCTGTTGCCACCAGCCCTCCAAACGCAGCGCAGCAGTCTAATAATTTGGGGAATCCAAACTCAGATGCGCAACATGAGCCCAACCAACCGAATAGTACACGTTACTTATTGAAGAGCGCTAGCATAAGTGCTTCCAAGTGCATTGGCgttaagggaagagaaaccAAGGTGTGTTACTTACAATTTGATTCGTTGTACATGTTTTGACAAGTGTTATATTTTTCGGTTGGACAATGATGATGGTTTGCTGTGCTGTCTTTAGTAGTAATGCAAAGATGACAaagttaattaaattttgagCATGAGGAACAGTGCAAtgggatttttctttctctcctgtTTTTCAGAACATTTAAGAGGCGACGTCTTTGCTTGTTAATCTGTTAAGATAATTATTGCACAACCTTAAATGATTTCTTTGACACTTTCATGGCTTATCAGTTTGCTTTAGTAATTCAAGGACTCAAATCTTGCACCATTTCTCGTTGGATTTGTTTGCATGTACTTTTGGATACGCCATGACTGTAATCCGCTGACTTACCTACGGAGATGGTTTCTCTCAGTTCCTATCTTCTACTCCTATAACTCATTCCTTTTCATTGACAGCATGAGGAGGCTGAAGTAAATGACGAGGCTATTGATGGGTTGTCTCAAAAGGTCAAGGCTCTCCATGCTTGATGACTTCAACTCCATTCAAGAAAGGGATTGCCGATGCAGCTTGTATCCGGTGGTTATTGCCGAAGAAGAATGCTCAACATTTGTCACACAGTTCACGATCCCTTTTTGTGCAGGTATACCTAGAAATTATAACTTTGTCCCGTTTAACACTTTCA
The sequence above is drawn from the Eucalyptus grandis isolate ANBG69807.140 chromosome 11, ASM1654582v1, whole genome shotgun sequence genome and encodes:
- the LOC104425831 gene encoding mitogen-activated protein kinase 9 isoform X3, with the translated sequence MLPPSRREFRDIYVIFELMESDLHQVIKANDDLTPEHYQFFLYQLLRGLKYIHAANVFHRDLKPKNILANADCKLKICDFGLARVSFNDAPSAIFWTDYVATRWYRAPELCGSFFSKYTPAIDIWSIGCIFAEMLTGKPLFPGKNVVHQLDLMTDLLGTPPPEAIARIRNEKARRYLSNMRKKQPVPFKQKFPNADPLALRLLERLLAFDPKDRPTAEEALADPYFHGLANLEREPSAQPISKLEFEFERRKLTKDDVRELIYREILEYHPKMLQEYLRGGDQISFMYPSGVDRFKRQFAHLEEHYGKGERSIPVLRQNSSLPRERVHEPNDDGEKPGASVATSPPNAAQQSNNLGNPNSDAQHEPNQPNSTRYLLKSASISASKCIGVKGRETKHEEAEVNDEAIDGLSQKVKALHA
- the LOC104425831 gene encoding mitogen-activated protein kinase 9 isoform X2, yielding MGTPEADFFTEYGEASQYQIQEVIGKGSYGVVGSAIDTHTGERVAIKKINDVFEHVSDATRILREIKLLRLLRHPDVVEIKHIMLPPSRREFRDIYVIFELMESDLHQVIKANDDLTPEHYQFFLYQLLRGLKYIHAANVFHRDLKPKNILANADCKLKICDFGLARVSFNDAPSAIFWTDYVATRWYRAPELCGSFFSKYTPAIDIWSIGCIFAEMLTGKPLFPGKNVVHQLDLMTDLLGTPPPEAIARIRNEKARRYLSNMRKKQPVPFKQKFPNADPLALRLLERLLAFDPKDRPTAEEALADPYFHGLANLEREPSAQPISKLEFEFERRKLTKDDVRELIYREILEYHPKMLQEYLRGGDQISFMYPSGVDRFKRQFAHLEEHYGKGERSIPVLRQNSSLPRERVHEPNDDGEKPGASVATSPPNAAQQSNNLGNPNSDAQHEPNQPNSTRYLLKSASISASKCIGVKGRETKHEEAEVNDEAIDGLSQKVKALHA
- the LOC104425831 gene encoding mitogen-activated protein kinase 9 isoform X1; this translates as MRGNNFVDGVRRWFNRRSSTTVPSNGHNHHDRNSGNGYRGPLYGERHVSLSESHARSPNGAGDDSEGGGQKEILAVVEDFGISGLCLIKVPKRTHFNMAVDSHKKGTPEADFFTEYGEASQYQIQEVIGKGSYGVVGSAIDTHTGERVAIKKINDVFEHVSDATRILREIKLLRLLRHPDVVEIKHIMLPPSRREFRDIYVIFELMESDLHQVIKANDDLTPEHYQFFLYQLLRGLKYIHAANVFHRDLKPKNILANADCKLKICDFGLARVSFNDAPSAIFWTDYVATRWYRAPELCGSFFSKYTPAIDIWSIGCIFAEMLTGKPLFPGKNVVHQLDLMTDLLGTPPPEAIARIRNEKARRYLSNMRKKQPVPFKQKFPNADPLALRLLERLLAFDPKDRPTAEEALADPYFHGLANLEREPSAQPISKLEFEFERRKLTKDDVRELIYREILEYHPKMLQEYLRGGDQISFMYPSGVDRFKRQFAHLEEHYGKGERSIPVLRQNSSLPRERVHEPNDDGEKPGASVATSPPNAAQQSNNLGNPNSDAQHEPNQPNSTRYLLKSASISASKCIGVKGRETKHEEAEVNDEAIDGLSQKVKALHA